Genomic DNA from Solanum dulcamara chromosome 4, daSolDulc1.2, whole genome shotgun sequence:
TTTCCGGTCTTATAGGGATTCTAAGAGGTGAAGTACTGATTCTGCTTCATTTAAAAAATTCCTCCTTGCACCAAAAGGAAAACGGAAGTATATAATTAAACTTGATCTCTATTATGTTGAGTTAGCTCTATCTTCAAAACATCTGCTATTCCTTTCTTTCTCAACCACCCTCTGTCATTGCCTACGTAAACGAACACCATTATACGTTCAGTGTAACTTAACCCCAGACGATCATCTCCTTCCAACCTACCTAGATCTCCGCTCTCTCTAAAAGTATGATTTTTAGTCCCTCTCTAATCATCAATGGAATGAAGCTCAATTCTTGTGAAACCTTGAATCTCTTTACAGGAGAAAGGggacaaaagaaaaagaaaaagaaaaacataaacaTTTCAAATCTGAGATTGCTGATGACTGAGAAGATGCAAAAATTCTGATAAAACACTGACAAAGAAACCAGTaagataaatttatatattaaggCCCTTACCAATTCTTGTTGAAGCTTGTTATTTTGCTGTATTGCAGATTTTTTCTCCTCTGACAGCTTCAAAATTAGTGCTTTTGTCTGCAAATGAACAAAAGGAATCCTCAATATTCTTTTTCTTGAATAGCTATGCtgcatttttttttccagaggGAATAACAGTGTACGATCTTGGTTTGGTTACAACAACCAACTTTACATAACCTCCACCTTGTATTAAACTAGTATTCATTGAACGagtagaaagaaaaataataaaaaatgcaTTTGCTGAAGCCAAAAGAATGTAGGGGACAAGCAGTCATTAGCTACTTGTAATATATAAAAGCCTAAGAAGTGACAAGAGCTTCAAACTGGAAGTTTCATATAGCTAACCATATGTGCAAGAAAATGAGAGTGTCTTATACCATGATAAAACCAAATGATTCCACTCAAAAACTTCAGAGAGAGATTTTAGGCTGACAAGTTTTATCCTACTTATCGTAAGGTGAGGTACAAAATCATATAAAGAGACTACAATCAATTTCatcagaagaaaaaagaagaggagaCTACTCTCCATGCCCTTAACCAGTGTAAAAATCTTAACATCCTCGCACGCCCAAGACTGAATATTTGGAGCGTGGATAAGGCTCCATTGAGGATGTGTTTGACTAATAGACCTTGGACCTGAGCCAACCCCAACGTTAGCTCATAAGATGAGGATCACACTAGACCATATAAAGACAATATGGACCACCCTTCAACCAATGCCAGGCCAACACCTTGCAATTACAAACtcaattaattcaaatttaatacaCCGAATATTCCAAGATAAATTTCTGGCCACTGTATAAGAGCACAACACTGGAAAGGTGTAAAAAATGGACACGAACCAAACAAATTCTAAATGTTCAAATCACAGAGGCCCACGTTTTTTAAGAATGGTAACAAAGTCTTGCAGATTGATATGCTTAATATGCGTTTTGATATAACACCCCTCGGAATCCTTATTAAGATGCATCTAAAAACTGCACAACTACCTCCCGTTGTTTCATTTGGACTTCagttttggaagtttggatTTGATTTAATCTTTAGCACTTTAGCCATTCTTGTCTCCCATCCCCTCTAAAATTCAAGCAATTTGATTCCATTTTGTATAAGGTAAATTAAGTTATTTGGCTCATAATTTCAGCATTTGCTTTAATTTGACAAATGAAGCATTTTGCTATTCATGTTCTCCATTTAGCAAGTGAGAACACAAAAGCTTTTTTACATATTGGTCAGGCATCATTGGATTATGGCAGATTTATAAGAGTAATCATACAAAAGAAACAAGTAGTAGTCAGGAAGATTTTGTCCAGTGCTAGCCATATTGCATCTTAATTCCCATCAAGGGATTGATTTCACTGTCCGGAACAACCAATATAAAATAAGAGTTTTCCTAATATCTTTATCTTCAAACAGCCTACACTGGATGACCAAAACAGACCAAAATCTATCTGTAATCCCCTCCGAGAACTAATTATTATATACGGATGTTCCCTATATAACATCTATAAAACATAgcatttcttttttcctttttctctttgAGAGGGTATAGGGTGTGCTCACAGTTAAAACAAACAAGACAGGATGAAAATACCTTCTCAAGCTAACCAAGGAACACAAGAATTTGTTAATCAGAGAAATCCCAGACAGTTAAAATGCAAATCAATGAggtaaaaaaaaactcaaaccaGACTCAAAGAACAACAAGGTTTACGATAAATAAACATCAATAGAAATTCTCCATAAATGCACAGAAAGAAATATGGTAGATTACAATGTGTGGAAGTTAATAAACAAACAGACACCAATAGCTCTACCATGAATGGAATGaggaaaattcttgaaaactgCAAATTCATGGAACAAGTGATATATACTAAATATCCAACAATGTGTTAGCAACAATAAGCAAAATGAATGCTAGCCAAGCAATTTTTGATTCCTAGATATTAGAAATTTAGTCGTTCCTGTTGGCATGCATATTGacaacataaataataatacaagCCATGGAACTTATCAGTCACCATAAGAAACATTGTAAATTCTGGAAAAGGAAATCTACCTCTGATGAGTTGTCTTGTGGCTCAGCATATGTCCTTGAAGCCTGCATAACAACCGGATATCTCATATTCCAAATGAATTCTGCTAGCTTTTTACCCCCAAAATAAATCTTTAATCTTCAATAACATGAGAGAAAGACACCTAAAAACTCACATTGTGAAACTCTGCTCCATTTTCAGATATTGAAGCCCTAGGTGAGGAACCTTCCTCGGACCCCTCCTGCACAGGGGATGGTGGTTGAGGTGGAACATAAGCCACTCTCAACTTGCACTCTTCAACATGATTCCCAGACTCCTTGTTGAACTAAAAGAACAAAAGAAATGTGTATAAAACAGTGCTAATTCTCATCAATTAACAATTCGCAGTAcagaaacaaaaacaagaacagATTTAGCTAACAATTAACACTTGAAACAACAAGAACACTACTTTAACAATCTTACCATTTCTGGAGTTATATCCTTAGCCATAGTTCCGGGGCTTGCCACGACACTTTGAAGCAGGAACTTATCCTTGCATTGCATGTCCGGTGGTGCCTCTTTTTGTGCTTGCATTGTAACTGAATCCATAAATTGTAAGAACAATTACAACAAAATCAACTAATACTACGTCTCAGTCCCAAACTTCTACTCCCTTAATTCACTTTTGGTTGTCCGCAATGGACATTGTACTACCCTTAAAAAAAAGTGCATATTTATCATAATTCTCATATTAATTGGTGTATCGTCTCAATGGACTTGGGAAATGAGTAGGTAATATTAAAggtaaaataagaagaaaaaaagtgttTCTCCCAATACACTGaagtggacaagtaaaagtgaaaaattatttttagcaGGTGTTTGGCcatgaaatcaaatattattcactttatttgaaatttttaaagttGGAGTTGGAATTGTGTTTGGCCATACTTTTTGCAAAGAattatttagaatttgaatGTACTTTATTCTAAATATGGATTGTACCCCCAATTtctaaaaactagcaaaatcacccaaattgacTGATTTGCCTAAAAATACAATCAAATCTGCTCTAAAAGagtaatatatcaaaatagataGTCACATAATGTCATGAAAAATATACGAGCTAGTACATActattacaaatatttttttcactttatttgaaatttttgaggtTGAAGTTATGTTTGGTTATAGTTTACAAATAATATTTGATTGCTTGAATGTACTTTTACTAAAGAACATGAAATATGATTTAAGTGAAGTAAttctcataaaaatataaaatttaggataaaattttgaaaaaataatatagtCGAAATGAAATAAATGAAAACAGGGTTTTGGTGTGCTTCAAATTCCATAAACGATCATGAACAAACgctaatttttaaataaagtgAAATTTTTTTCCCAGAAAATAGTATATAATTCTCATGGACAAttataaaaactaaaaagataatttatcaaGGTGAACAATCAAGCAGAGCATACTTGTTATAAGGAAGAgagtgagagagagagaaagaccTATGATATCACAGGTCGAACGAGGCATCACAATTCCAGTATTGGGCCTTACACAGTACTTCTTTGGATTCGTCGTCTTCACCTGAAATCCaaaaggtaaaataaaatagtaatctcaaaaataaataaataaaagtaattaCAGTGAATTCCCATGATACCTTGAAGGCTACATAGTCATCTGATTTGTTGCTCAATTGCAAAGAACATGAGATCTGCTTCTTCAATTCGACTATTTTCAACAtcacaattaaaaaaaacaaataaacaaaGGGAACAACAGATGGATCTGAAAAGTAGAAAATATTCTAGAAGTTTCTTACATGGAAACTGAAGTTCTACTGGGTCGATTTGAAGTAGCTCCCCGTTACTCATTTCGACAGTGATCTTTTCTATAATTTTAAGAAATCAGCCCGGAATACGCAGCAGCGGTTTTCCGACGAGAGAGGTGGGATTCGGAGATAGTTTGGCGGCGAGGATCTCGAGGAGATGGGGGTTAGAGTGATGCCAAGTAAGAAACGTGGGATAGTGTCGACTTCCCTGCTGGTTATGTTTAAATTCGGTAAGCGGCTTTTTTCCAAGTTTGGTGGACAAATTATAAGTAATATTTCCccctctttcctttttttttattttctatttttcattACTCTACCTACTtgcatgatttttttatttttttttattcttaaataAACATGTGCAGTTACCAACATGGATTGTGTTGTGGTGAAAATTGAGATCTCGAATTCGAATTTTGAATATGAAGAAAATCATGTTGGGAGtatcattttcaaataaatcCTGCAGTGCGATTCAAATTTAAGCAAAACTCCAATGCAGGCGaaacataagaaaaaaaaacatagtgCAATTCACATGTAAATTTAACAATGATGAATGAAAACTAGtactaataaaaaaatcattttgctgaagtagaataaaaaaacaaatactCTTTCCGTTTCAAATTCATTTTACTGCagtagaataaaaaaaaacaaataccctttttatttcaatttatttgtcataCTAatctgttttttaaaaaatgtatttttttttagtaactCTTTTCAATTTTACATGTGACATATTTAAAACCATGagattaaagaatattttaatatatttgatatatctTTAATCCAAGGCTACAGAAttcaaaagttattttttactttcttaaattatGTGTcggataaaaataagaaaaataaatgaaaataattttaaacaaAATTCAATAATGTATGATCTAAGAATCAATTTATTTGCGATGAGTAGCTGGATAAAGTTTACACACATGATACAACTCATATATTGTTAAATTATTTCATTGGGATAACACTAATACTAAAGAAATTATTGAATGGAATGGGGACGATCGATTTCGATGTTACCGACACCAAAGGTCCACTGGATTAGCATTAAAAAGCAAAGACAAAAGGTGATTGCAAAAGCGCAATTAACAAACTaatgt
This window encodes:
- the LOC129886711 gene encoding vesicle-associated protein 1-1; this translates as MSNGELLQIDPVELQFPFELKKQISCSLQLSNKSDDYVAFKVKTTNPKKYCVRPNTGIVMPRSTCDIIVTMQAQKEAPPDMQCKDKFLLQSVVASPGTMAKDITPEMFNKESGNHVEECKLRVAYVPPQPPSPVQEGSEEGSSPRASISENGAEFHNASRTYAEPQDNSSETKALILKLSEEKKSAIQQNNKLQQELELLRRESSRSRGGIPFMYVIIVGLLGLILGYLLKKT